The following coding sequences are from one Perognathus longimembris pacificus isolate PPM17 chromosome 13, ASM2315922v1, whole genome shotgun sequence window:
- the LOC125362458 gene encoding mas-related G-protein coupled receptor member X2-like, with translation MKYSKCKSTGVVPIIADVQQAAQDTSDFSQNKEVDSVIAQPEKSSCSPLQVTSAALNRKMGERGTNGAILDVEQAKPALITEGTGMYDNIHTYHRTCVTEMTVIGWLSVIIDVIGLAGNAAVIWLLGFRMHRNAISVYILNLAVADFLYLCFQLVDSLQELNTYFPASIEIYHFDVFHFVFYYSYITGLSFLSVISLERCLSVLCPIWYRCRRPRHASFVMCVLVWVLSFPFPFLLSHYCLDWYTPSDWNCCLLFRLSTSGYLLLLFVILSGSNLALTIRMFCGSRHMSLTRLYVTVLLTVLVFIFCGLPYSIGHCLIGVIYSDVYYYSCYLFKLLFLLTSVNSCANPIIYFFVGSFRQWQRQNLQRVLQRALQDTPEDNECGGSLSQGTLELSGSRLA, from the exons ATGAAGTACAGTAAATGCAAAAGTACTGGAGTGGTACCCATTATTGCTGATGTCCAGCAGGCTGCTCAGG ATACTTCTGATTTTTCCCAG AACAAAGAAGTGGACTCTGTTATTGCTCAGCCTGAGAAAAGCTCTTGCTCTCCACTACAGGTCACATCTGCAGCTCTGaacaggaaaatgggagaaag GGGCACCAATGGAGCAATTCTGGATGTGGAACAAGCAAAACCAGCCTTGATAACAGAAGGGACAGGGATGTATGACAATATCCACACCTATCATAGAACTTGTGTCACAGAGATGACAGTTATCGGGTGGTTGAGTGTCATTATTGATGTGATTGGACTGGCAGGAAATGCAGCTGTGATCTGGCTCCTGGGCTTCCGGATGCACAGAAATGCCATCTCAGTTTACATCCTAAACCTGGCTGTGGCTGATTTCCTCTACCTATGCTTTCAACTTGTGGATTCCCTGCAAGAACTTAACACCTATTTCCCTGCTAGTATTGAAATCTATCACTTTGATGTCTTCCACTTTGTGTTTTACTATTCTTATATCACAGGCCTGAGTTTCCTCAGTGTTATTAGCCTGGAGCGCTGCCTGTCTGTCCTGTGTCCCATCTGGTACCGGTGCCGCCGCCCAAGACATGCATCATTCgtcatgtgtgtgctggtctgggtactatcatttccatttccttttttactATCTCATTACTGTCTAGATTGGTACACCCCTTCTGATTGGAACTGCTGTCTGTTATTTAGACTGTCTACTTCTGGATACTTACTACTTCTATTTGTGATTCTCTCAGGGTCCAACCTGGCTCTGACTATAAGGATGTTCTGTGGCTCTCGTCATATGTCACTGACCAGATTGTATGTGACCGTCCTGCTCACAGTGCTGGTCTTCATCTTCTGTGGCCTGCCCTATAGCATTGGCCACTGCCTAATAGGTGTGATTTATAGTGATGTCTATTACTATTCCTGTTacctttttaagcttttattcttACTAACCTCTGTTAACAGCTGTGCCAACCCCATTATTTACTTCTTTGTTGGCTCCTTCAGGCAGTGGC